In one Dreissena polymorpha isolate Duluth1 chromosome 7, UMN_Dpol_1.0, whole genome shotgun sequence genomic region, the following are encoded:
- the LOC127838513 gene encoding D(1A) dopamine receptor-like, producing MCEYSCRGEKRGPVQPRYHKISAYMFSTMWAYNTLSDDGLNFTISSANVESLEDLNKRYADALLPLTITFGVFTLFGFLGNLLILIVFSLSREYRRNNFKVFVLTLAVIDLITCMTLMPAEMVKQRNFFEFENALQCKFKCFFNVFGASSSCLALLVISVDRFRKVVQPFKKQLTPKLAVKVLIGVAIVFPICLAIPGTVMCGINTTTMVNKYGTNTTIHLCETEERFEASVWRNIYKWIFIILLGGISMAYIILYTFVMRAAAKQIKAISLQRNNSSFDCIQTSGIFDPNMVIHEPTNDLSIRKENNSMHDIQNGVNGKHSVTRSSGQSHKRHTPMLQRHGFPTKTMIWFILTIVFIVTYLTHIILSLRVGRIVTMEPGEFASFSFFFRIYFVNHMINPLVYAIFVTRFRDSCRNIGPIIMEKLSQLLC from the exons ATGTGTGAATACAGCTGTAGAGGAGAGAAGAGAGGTCCTGTTCAACCCAGATACCACAAGATCTCTGCATATAT GTTTTCGACAATGTGGGCCTACAACACCCTGTCGGATGATGGATTAAACTTTACAATCAGTTCAGCAAATGTAGAATCCTTAGAGGATCTCAACAAACGTTATGCAGACGCTCTTCTTCCTCTGACTATTACATTTGGAGTGTTTACACTATTTGGTTTTCTTGGTAATCTCCTGATACTTATTGTATTTTCATTAAGCCGTGAGTACAGGAGGAATAATTTCAAAGTGTTTGTACTGACGTTGGCTGTTATAGATCTTATAACCTGTATGACTCTCATGCCTGCGGAGATGGTCAAACAAAGAAACTTTTTTGAATTCGAAAACGCATTACAGTGCAAATTTAAGTGCTTCTTTAATGTATTCGGAGCCTCGTCTTCATGTCTGGCATTGCTCGTTATTTCTGTGGATCGCTTTCGAAAGGTGGTTCAGCCATTTAAGAAACAACTGACCCCTAAATTGGCGGTGAAAGTTCTAATTGGAGTTGCAATAGTATTTCCGATATGTCTTGCAATTCCCGGTACTGTCATGTGTGGCATTAACACGACGACGATGGTGAATAAATACGGAACGAACACAACTATACATCTATGTGAAACAGAAGAAAGATTTGAGGCATCAGTGTGGAGAAATATTTACAAATGGATATTCATAATATTACTCGGTGGTATCTCAATGGCATACATAATCCTGTATACATTTGTTATGCGAGCTGCAGCAAAACAGATCAAAGCTATTTCGTTGCAGCGCAATAACTCTTCATTTGATTGTATACAAACTTCCGGTATCTTTGATCCTAACATGGTAATACATGAACCAACTAACGATCTTTCTATCAGAAAGGAAAACAACAGCATGCATGACATCCAAAATGGGGTCAATGGCAAACACTCTGTGACGCGGAGCAGTGGCCAAAGTCATAAACGCCATACGCCAATGCTACAACGACATGGTTTTCCAACAAAGACAATGATTTGGTTCATATTGACTATTGTCTTTATAGTGACGTACTTAACGCATATTATTTTGTCTTTAAGAGTTGGGAGAATAGTAACAATGGAACCTGGAGAATTCGCTTCATTCTCTTTTTTCTTCAGGATTTATTTCGTTAATCACATGATTAATCCGCTGGTATATGCTATATTTGTGACGAGGTTTAGAGACTCATGTAGAAATATTGGTCCAATTATTATGGAAAAACTATCACAACTTCTTTGCTGA